Within the Enoplosus armatus isolate fEnoArm2 chromosome 9, fEnoArm2.hap1, whole genome shotgun sequence genome, the region AGAACTGCAACAAATCACAGAAAAACTTAGGgctcacaaagacagaaggagagcgTCAGCAAAAAATGAACTTCAGTAACTATTATTTATAATAAGTGATGTCCACCCTCTGACAATATGTGAGACTGTACATCAGTGAGTTTAACGGCTCTCATTCACCACTTCCTTATCTCACCTCCTCTGTGTCAGGGTAGGATGTGACACTGATGCTGGGGGGATCACTCTGAGGTCGTCGCCGTGGTAACCTCTGATAGAGTTCTTCAGAGACAAAGGGCATCACGGGAGACAGAAGGCGCAGACCGACATCTAAACAGGTGTAAAGGGTCTGTCTGCACACCAGAGCCTGTCTCTGGGTCGTGCTGTCTTCCTCGGCTTTACTGAACACTGGTTTCACACTTTCCTGGAGGACAAGAAGAgtgggaggaaagagatgaGGGAAAAGTAGTGGAATGGTCCCGAGTACACAGTCTTCTGCAAAATCATTCACCATTTACATGTCCTCACATAATCAATTTAATGAATGGACCTAGGCTGCTCAGCGGACTGAAAGTTCCTTACCAGGTAGACGTCACAGAGCTCGTACAGCCAGAAGTTGTAGATGGCGGTCGTGATTGCTGGGAAGTCGTAGGCCTTGAAGCCAGCGTCACAGAGACCAACAGCAGCACTCAGTCTCGACAGAATCCACCTGTCTGATacactctcctctccacacAACTGAGAGGATTGAATGCATGTTCAGGTTCAGTAAACACGACTCCTGTACTGTGTACCTCCCAAATGTCAACGTGTACAAGTTTATGAATACAAAGCAGGGCAGCATATTTGCAAACTAAACCCCCAGAGAAATAATGGTAACAAGAACACAGTTGTACTAAACATTTACTTGGTTAAAATATGGCACTGGATGAATATAAATAAGTATGGAGCAGCCCTTGTTTATGCTCTCTGTCCTTCATGTTTTCTCCTGGTCTCACCTGGGCTTTCTCTGATGGTACAAAGTTGTCTCCCAGTGTCTTCATGGCGAACTTCACAGCGTTCCACAGTTTGTTGCAGAAGTGACGGTAACCCAGGATGCGGTTGACATCCAGGTTGATATCCCTacctgggaaacacacacatgaataaataataatttcagtaCATATTACTGACCTTGTACTGAGAGGATTGTAATGCAGTTTTTTCACAgtgttttgatgtattttataaATTCAAGGCTGTGGGCCAATAGAGGCACaagagagaaagtaagaaaaacaaacaaatgagttCACCTTGGCTAGTGTATGCACACAGGGCGAACCGGAGAGCATCTGTGCCACACTCTGGAATGCCATTTGGGTAGTCTGACTTCTGGCCCTGCTTTGCCTTCTCCACCTCCAGTGGATCCAAGTTGCTGTCCACCAACTGGACATGAAGACCCTAGAGGGTCGGGGGATAGAGAATTAGGAGGGATGTCACcatttgaaaagcaaaacaatttgAGTTCAacaattttctcttttcatcttgaGAATGAGACACggcttgatgtttttttgtttgttatttttaaacatatatGTATTGATTTTCTATTGATGTTTTAATTGTGCGGACAGGAAAGGACctataaaaaaaggaaaacaaagggTAAAGTGCAGTTCACTAAAAGTCCTTCAGTGCCCTCTAGAGGACAGGTCTGTTCGTCTGActgagcacccccccccccccagctggtAAAGAGATTGATGGCCTCAATAAAAGCTCATTGGAAGCAGAAAAGGCTGCTTAATAAAGCTTACATAAGAATATGGGCCTCAGGGGTGCAATGAGTGTGTGGCGACCATGTAAAAGACAAACCAAGActatgtgtgactgtgtatcTGAACATGCATCAAAGTGTGATTAGGCTTTACCTCCAGGGAGATCCCTGTAATGACATCCAGAGGGTCAATGACGTTGCCCAGAGATTTGCTCATCTTCCGTCCGTGGGCGTCCCTCACCACTGCATGCAGATAAACCTGTAAAAAAGCATCATCATTACTTAGTCACGTCCTGCTAGTAACACTAATGTTACATCCTGTTATGTTACATTTTGGGTTGTGGCAATCGTGATTGGTCTCACCTCTTTGAAGGGCAGCTTGCCAGTCAGTTTGAGGCCCATCATCACCATACGAGCAACCCAGAAGAACAGGATGTCATGGCCCGTCTCCAGCAAGGTGCCAGGGTAGAACACATTCAGGTCCTGGGTCTAAAAGGAAAACCACAAATAGCAATATTTATGatggaaatacacaaacaacactgtttAAAAGGTCATATTTTATACAGAACACTATACCGCGACATGGGCGTGAACCAGTTCAATATAttactaaaagtaaaaaagagtAATTTATACGCTTGTCTTTATTACATAATTTGAAGTTTTAGAGCAGTGTTTCTACTGCAGAGGATAACTTTGCTATCTACTGCAAAAAAAGTCCTATTTGTGTCAGTAGAAAGGTGGTTGACCTCAGTCTTTTACCTCATTAGGCCATCCGAAGATGGAGAAAGGGAAAATGCCAGATGAGAACCAAGTGTCCAGAACATCCTCGTCTGAAACACAGGAACAAAAGTTATCTAATCTGCATGAATATGGAGTAGAATGAATTCAATTAGGTAAATCTGCGTATTAGCAAAACATGAACTGACTATCAACTAGAacaatctacattttgtcatcataattgTATATACTATTATTTACATGACagctatataaatacaattgactTGACTCGATTAGATAACCTTTACATTAATTGTGGTAATGCTAAATTAAAAACTGAAGTTTACCCTGTCTGAGGGTAATTTTATCCGCAGTCACATTGAAGCGTTTTGCTGCCTTCTCTCTGGCCTCTTCCTCCGATCTCCCACTCACCCAGTAATGACCGTCCATGTCctggagggaaataaaaacaagaaaagggtaaataaataaaggaaacagGCAAAGATAGGCACGCAAATAGCTTTTATCTATCATCTGAAAGCCTCTAGACCTTGACAGTGTCAGACATCTACTTACCTCTCCTGGTTTCACTGAGGGATCGTTGACGGTGACGAAGTAAGCAGGAATGCGGTGACCCCACCACAGCTGCCGAGAGATACACCAGTCCCTgagaggaagatggatggatggaataTGAAACAGAACTCACTACACACTGGATTGTTTGAAATAATCCATCtctacagctgaaacaattagtcgtttaatcaattaactgattcacagaaaattaattgctaactattttgataattaatcaactattaaaaaaaatatttcaagcaaaactgccatacattctctggttccaggtTAAAATACAGGTATATGCATATATCAAAACAGTAGTCACTGTGATAACACTGTCTTCCATAAATAAATTGACCATAAAAAGCCAAACCACTCAGATCcattttgaaatataaacaatataaaacagaagaaatgcatttaaaataaagagaTAATTACCTGATGTTGTCCATCCAGTTGAACCACGTCTTGAGGTGGTGATCAGGGATAATTTTGAGTTGTCCCTCTCTGACAGCATCTGCGGCCTGCTTGCCCATGTCTGTGCAGCTCACATACCACTGAGGCTTCAGCAGCGGCTCCACAATGTCCTTGGAACGACTGATAGGACAGATAAACAACGGGGCTTAAAGGATGATCCAGAATAGgtctaaaacacaaataacCTGTTTTGTTCTACTTCTGCACACACTTTACCTGCAGACTGGGACAACCATAGGGTTGTCTTTGATCTCTTTAAACTGGCCTCTGTCCTTGAGAGCCTGAAGCACTGCCTTCCTGGCCTCAAAACGCTTCATGCcctggaggacagacagaatagttaaaaatgaaaaattaggAAATAAAACTCCTACACCAAGCAAACTATGAAGAAGCCTGACTTTTAGTGTCACAgtggacatgcacacactgcaggggGAAAGACGATAATGAGACACTATACCAGGAAGGGAGCAGGCACGTTAATGAGCAGGCCATTTTCATCCAAGATGTTGATGAAGGCCAGATTGTGTCTCTCTCCAACCTCGTAGTCATTATGGTCATGGGCTGGGGTGATTTTGACAGCGCCTGAACAGAAAATGGTGCAGGGGGACAAGGGGGACAGGAggggcagagagaagaaaaaaacagccataATAAGGAAAGTGGCCTGGCTTAATGACTTGTTATGATTACTTATTCTCAGCACACTGCAGACCCACTGATAGGTTGTCTCTTCCTGTACCCATGCCTACCTGTTCCAAAGCTCATGTCCACAAAGTCATCGAAGACAATCGGCATCTTGCGGTCACAGAAGGGGTGCAGCACCATTTTTCCCTTCAGATGCTGATATCTGGAGTCAGCAGGGTGGACAGCTACAGCAGTGTCTCCCAGCATAGTCTCAATACGAGTTGTAGCGACAATTACCTCCTCGTCTAAggaacagaaggagaaagagaaatgtaaagAACAGTATTACAGAAGTTACAGAAGGTGTCCTTGTTCAAAATATTCTGCTCGCTATGAGATCACATACCTGATCCATCCACTTTGTAGGCAAAGGACACCAGCACTCCAAACTCTACTTTGTCTTTGTAACCAGGCACAGGCAACAGAGTCCTGCCGGTGAGCTCCTTCTTATCCACCTGCAAACCAACCAGAAGATTTAGAGAACACAGCATGGCCAGTGCTGACAAATGTGTTGGGATCTGTCACCATCACAGCCTTATAACGTTAACAAAGCAGGGCTGGGTTTGAAAGTATTTGATAACATTTGTTATGAATGccaaaataacactttttttcccagtaTAATCACATTTTCCTATGAAATACAATTTCTTCTACTTTCTTAAGGATTATTTTGGGGCATTTCGCCTTTAATTAGCAGTATGCAGTCGAGAGCCAGACAGGAGGGGGGGATGGGGGTGTGCAACAAATGTTCCCAGCTGGACTTGAACCAGGGACATTACTTATGTGGTACGCACCTTAGCCCCTAGGCCACCGTGATGCCCACAAAATCTAATTTCCCTTCTCAAACGCATCACTGTTTGATTTTGtctcaacacaaacagccataCAAAGACACTGCCTGGAGGAAATACAGTACACGTGCAAAATTAGTGATTAAATCtggaaatatctgatcaaagaatgcAGATATAAGAATCTAAACCAAGACAGCTTTCAGCGCTTCACAGTtttcaatatataataataaattataatacaATGCAAAAAGAATAGAAACAAGTAGAGCACATTTTTGCAACTTTTGTGATTTACAGGAAATGGCCTAGATCTTTATCACTCTAATGAGATGCATTCCTTTTCATTTAACAGAAATACTTGCCTCTATGTCAGAGATGGCAGAGTTGAGTGTGCAGGACCAATTGACCAGCCTCTTGCTCCTGTAGATCACTCCCTCTTCATGCATGCGGATAAAGGCCTCTTGGACTGCATAGGAAAGTTTctggacagaaaaacaagtatAGACATGAGAATGAGGAATATTTCTTCCGATTCTATTCAAATTAGTTCAGGGATTTCAGAAAACTCACGGGGTCCATAGTGAAGCAGGCTCTGTCCCAGTCCAGAGAGGAGCCCAGCTTCTTCAGCTGGTGGTAGATACGATCTCCCTTCCTGAAAAGGCAAAAGCGGCTAAGTTGTTACTGTGTCTTTATTCCAGTATTTATCCCAGTTCAAATCTCTCACATCTCCTCCTTTCTACTACTTCCTTCACTCACTCGTTCTTCCATTTCCAGACTTCCTGGATGAAGTTTTCCCTGCCCAGATCGTGACGGCtcatacccctctctctcatcagCTTTTTTTCCACCACCACCTGGGTGGCGATACCAGCGTGATCACAGCCCGGGTTCCACAAGGTGGTCTCACCTCGCATCCTGTGCCTGGACAGACAAGCACACCAATTCATACACATTCATAACAAGTGAGATTTAGACAGAAATCCCATGATGCAACAAAAGAATTTCAGGCAGTCATTACCATCTGGTCAGAGAATCCTGAATGGCGTTGGTGAGGGCGTGACCCAGGTGAAGTGATCCAGTCACATTAGGTGGAGGGATACACATCATGAAGATGCCACGAGGGTTCTGGTCACTGATACTCTTCCTCTGCATAAAGTTGTGATGGAGACGGATGTTATTGCAGGCTAAAATTATCAATAAACgtgtcattttctgttgcaTGAATATAGCGTAAGGGGGAGGACTTCCTTACCCTGTACTCAGGCTTGAAGAATCCCTGCTTCTCCCACCATGGATACCAGGCAGCCTCCACATACTGAGGACTGTAGGAGTCAGGAAGCGGACTAATGACATCTGACaccagaagagaaagagagaacggGCTGACATATGGACCAGAAGCTAATTGCGATAAAACTATAAATATTAGAGAGTATGCACTGATGTCAGTTTGTCACATAATAATATCCCCCTCACCACCACTAAAGACCATCAAAATGTGACAATGAGCGGTCTGTGGACACTAGAATGTGTTGTCAGGCATTTATGGGGACCTCGACCATGGGGAAGTAATATTACTCTGAACTGTCCAAACAATCATCAAGTATGGTGATATCACAAGTATCCCTCCTGTTACAAGAGAGAAGACACTCCCACACTGATCAATCACCTTTTTTCTCCCCAGGGGCAGTCGGGATGTTGTATGTGATCACTCCCAACTCCTTCTTTTCCGGTTTGGCCTTTttctaaaagacaaaaatcacaACACATGTGATTTGATGACAAGTGATTTTAAACTATGCAAAAAAGCTATGTTGTTGATATAGGccatatttatgtttttcaaagCGGCACCAATGTCTTTGGACATTGTATTTGTAGAAGTTACGTGTCCATACCTCTGTCGGTGGCTGCGTCTTTTTCTTCGCCTCCATGTCCTTCTTCTGCTGGAACTTTTccagcttttctctcttcttaGCTTCCTTCTTCAGTTGGGCTTCTGTCTTTGGTGGGCCTAAAggaggaaacacaaaaaaaatcataatacTGTCCccacaaacaggaaatattcATGAACGGTGGCACAGAACTTCCTGACCATTAGCTGTGGCATCGGCAGAATCAACAGCAGGACTGGCATTAGCAGCTTTAGCATTTGCAGCAGCATTTGTCTTCGGTGTGACTGGCACCATCTTCTCACAAAGAGTGATCTTTCCCAACACCTTCAGGAACTGTGGCTGATTTATGCAGGTCATGAACCACCTGGTAACATTGGTCAAGACCTTCCTGTCTGATGGCTCCAAcacctaaaaagaaaaactatagTTGACCGATATATATTCATTACGGCACAGTCAAATGTTGACAGGAGGCAAACATGGCGGAGATTTCTCAGTACTAAATTGTTGAGATTATGAAAACATGCTGAGAGACAATCAGCTAAGTGGAAAAACCTGTTGCTGCGCAGTATACGTACATATTTAAAGGGTAGAAGAACAGCTGAAGCTACGGCCATAtcagccagggtgatgctctcCCCCACCAAGAAGGTTCTCGGTTCCAGTGCCTGATTGAGAACCTTAAGAACACGCATCAACTCCGCACGGGAACTCTGCTGGAGCTGAGAGTGCACAACAAATCATTTGAGAATAAACCCTCACAAgaataaatcacacacatgtCCAAGTAAGCATTTGGATACTCCTCTCACCTTCTTATCCACTCCCATCACCCCCATCAGAGGGAAGACCACAGCGCAGGACACCGGGGTGAGTTCATTGTCTGCAAAGCTGAGCCACTGCCACACCTGGCTCTGCTGCTTTGTATCTACACCAGCCCTCTTCCCCTGTAAGGCCAGGTACCAGGCCACAGCGCTGGCCCCACTCAGGAGGGAGTCACCTTCCCCAGCGCCCAGAAACAGGGTCGGTCTGGAGCGGGCATTCAGGGACGCAGGAGGGTCCTCTGTGAGGGTCCTCGGGCGGGAGGATGGACAAAACTCTGCAGCTATGAGAGCCAGAAGGCTCCTGAAGTCATCAGGGTGAGGGGACACGTAGAGAGTGGCCATCCCTGGTAGAGACACAGAAATTATGTACACTATGAACAAATTTTGACTggtgtatattttctttttgctgtcaGTGAGTAACTTTGCAAAACAAGTATGCATGCCATTAAAAACATTCTTTATCTGCCTGACAATGGTGGAGTGGGTGTGTTCGCTGTTCACGTTAGTTC harbors:
- the vars1 gene encoding valine--tRNA ligase, translating into MATLYVSPHPDDFRSLLALIAAEFCPSSRPRTLTEDPPASLNARSRPTLFLGAGEGDSLLSGASAVAWYLALQGKRAGVDTKQQSQVWQWLSFADNELTPVSCAVVFPLMGVMGVDKKLQQSSRAELMRVLKVLNQALEPRTFLVGESITLADMAVASAVLLPFKYVLEPSDRKVLTNVTRWFMTCINQPQFLKVLGKITLCEKMVPVTPKTNAAANAKAANASPAVDSADATANGPPKTEAQLKKEAKKREKLEKFQQKKDMEAKKKTQPPTEKKAKPEKKELGVITYNIPTAPGEKKDVISPLPDSYSPQYVEAAWYPWWEKQGFFKPEYRRKSISDQNPRGIFMMCIPPPNVTGSLHLGHALTNAIQDSLTRWHRMRGETTLWNPGCDHAGIATQVVVEKKLMRERGMSRHDLGRENFIQEVWKWKNEKGDRIYHQLKKLGSSLDWDRACFTMDPKLSYAVQEAFIRMHEEGVIYRSKRLVNWSCTLNSAISDIEVDKKELTGRTLLPVPGYKDKVEFGVLVSFAYKVDGSDEEVIVATTRIETMLGDTAVAVHPADSRYQHLKGKMVLHPFCDRKMPIVFDDFVDMSFGTGAVKITPAHDHNDYEVGERHNLAFINILDENGLLINVPAPFLGMKRFEARKAVLQALKDRGQFKEIKDNPMVVPVCSRSKDIVEPLLKPQWYVSCTDMGKQAADAVREGQLKIIPDHHLKTWFNWMDNIRDWCISRQLWWGHRIPAYFVTVNDPSVKPGEDMDGHYWVSGRSEEEAREKAAKRFNVTADKITLRQDEDVLDTWFSSGIFPFSIFGWPNETQDLNVFYPGTLLETGHDILFFWVARMVMMGLKLTGKLPFKEVYLHAVVRDAHGRKMSKSLGNVIDPLDVITGISLEGLHVQLVDSNLDPLEVEKAKQGQKSDYPNGIPECGTDALRFALCAYTSQGRDINLDVNRILGYRHFCNKLWNAVKFAMKTLGDNFVPSEKAQLCGEESVSDRWILSRLSAAVGLCDAGFKAYDFPAITTAIYNFWLYELCDVYLESVKPVFSKAEEDSTTQRQALVCRQTLYTCLDVGLRLLSPVMPFVSEELYQRLPRRRPQSDPPSISVTSYPDTEEFCWHSEEVDRDMEFIMTVVKTIRSLRADYNLTKTRADCYLQCIDSATVSLVQKYSLQIQTLSYSQAIIPLTANQPVPEGCAVAIASDRCTVNLVLKGLIDVEKEVAKLMTKKGDLEKQMEKLREKMAKSDYKEKVPVKVQEQDAEKLRQSQTELEKVKEAMDNFRKMM